In Paenibacillus sonchi, the genomic stretch CTGGCTTTGCTGTATTTTGTGGGGACTGCCTTGTATGTAAAAACGATTATTCGTGAAAAAAACAATCCCCGGTATTATTACGCATCTGTGATTTATCATGGATTATTCCTGCTGGCGGGAGTGGTGCTGTTCCCATCGTTAACGGTCCCTCTGACGATCCTGCTGGCGCGCGCAACCAGTCTACCCAAAACAAAAATTACAGCCAAACGTACAGGAATACTGGAAATCGGCTTTTCTGTGATGCTGTACATATCTGTATGTGTCTTGTATTTCTAATATCAGGAATAGAGCAGGCCCGGAGTGCGGCCTGCTTTGGGTGCACTGTGAATGCATGCTGTCAGAAGAAAATAAAGTATTAGACTGATAATGCTTCATTATGCTAACGGGCAAGTTAATATAATTCGCTAGGGTTTGGAAACTAAATTATTTGTTGTTCGTAATATTAATCAGTCAATGAGAGATATGATTTCACTAAGTATATTTAATTAATGAGGTGGGGCTTTGTCATCATTATTCCTAGTGGTTTTTTCAATAAATTTTGCTCTCCTATGTTTGCACGAAATGGATGCAATAAGAGCTAAGGAATGGAAGATGTTTGTAATTCTTAAAGATATGGAAGATAAACGTGCATTCAAAGTTTTTACCATTCTACATCTACCGCTATATACGATTTTAATATTTTCATTTGTAAGTCATCAGCTTTTATCTTTCGTATTTATAGATCTGTTCATGATTTTTCACTCATTAGCTCATTTCTTCTTTGAGAAGCATCCAAACAACAATTTTAAAAACTTATACTCAAGAATGATTATATATCCAATGGGCATATTAGGGATCGTGCACCTTCTTGGATTAATGTACTCTTGAATATCGTTCCATCAAAAATTCCTAAAAGACAATCAGTCTAAAACTTTATTTACTTTGAACACATGCGACTGCAATCTAAGCGGCCGATTCGTCTCCGCCATGTGATGACCAATCGCGCAACAACGGCATTTCTGCCGTTGTTTCCTGCCATTCCGCCGGCGCTGAGCTCAATAACGGCATTTCTGCCGTTGTTTCCTGCCATTCCGCCGGCGCTGAGCTCAACAACGGCATTTCTGCCGTTGTTTCCTGCCTTTCTGGCAGCGCTGAGCGCAACAACGGCATTTCTGCCGTTGTTTCCTGCCATTCCGCCGGCGCTGAGCTCAACAACGGCATTTCTGCCGTTGTTTCCTGCCTTTCTGGCAGCGCTGAGCGCAACAACGGCATTTCTGCCGTTGTTTCCTGCCTTTCTGGCAGCGCTGAGCGCAACAACGGCATTTCTGCCGTTGTTTCCTGCCTTTCCGCCAGCGCTGAGCGCAACAACGGCATTTCTGCCGTTGTTTCCTGCCTTTCTGGCAGCGCCAGGTATGGCGGACCATTGCCCAAATCCGGCCGGTGGCAAACCTAAGCGGTATTTCCGTTCCGTTCATGCAGATGCCCTATGTCTCAAGCATACCTGCCGGCGACAGAGATATTACTACAAAAGCTTCGTTTATCTTGACGCTCAGGTTATTTGGCCAGTTAAATAAAGCCATTCTTATAGTACTTTTGAGTCATGAAAAAATATGCCGGTTGGGTGAGAATATAGGCAGCAGGCGGATTGACCTGAGTCCATAGAGAGGAGCAGCCCTAGTGAAAGAGCAGGAACGGCGTTATTCTGCACTGATTGCGGACCAATTCCCGGAATTGCACATTCGAACCGTGGAGTCGCTGGGCGAAGGCTATCGGAATTTTGCGGTACTCGTGAACGGGGAATGGGTATTTCGCTTTCCCAAAAGTCATCAAGGTGCGGATGAATTGAACAAAGAAATACATTTGCTGCCTCTGCTGTCCGAGCGAGTCAAGGCCGGGATTCCGAAGTTTGTATACAGAGGAACACAGGAGGATGGACGTCCCTTTGCAGGCTACCGGAAGGTCGAGGGGGAAGTCCTGGGGGAAGACGGAATCGTCTCTCTCTCCGGTTACGCAAGAGAGCGACTCGCCGTACATCTTGGGGATTTCATGAGTGACCTGAACGCATTCCCGGTTAAAAGCGCTATTCAGGCCGGTGTCCCCGCACTACAACTTGCGAATGAAATCCAGTCGTTGAAAGATGCTGCGGTGAGGCAGGTTTTTCCTCATCTTGAACCGTCTTTGCGCGACTATCTCCACCGGCGGTTTCAAGCCTATCTGGAGGATACTGCATATACCCGATATATTCCGGCACTGATTCACGCCGATTTGTCGCCGGATCACTTTTTGACGGATTCGCACCGGTCCGTACTGACAGGTATTATCGACTTCGGCGATGCCGCGATAAGCGACCCGGATTACGATTACTTGTATTTGCTCGAGGATTGCGGAGAGGAATTTACTCGTCAAGTGATGGCGCATAGAGGCGGGGCTGACCTGGACGCCCGCCTGCGAAAAATCTCCCTGTTCGTCACATTCGATCAGGTCCGCTATCTGTTGGAGGGCTTGGAGTCCGGGGACCCGGATTGGATTCAGGAAGGGCTTGAGTTAGTGGAACAGGATATGCAAATCAACAGGTAGAAGCAGCCGGAGACGGCTGCTTTTTGATCGTCTCCTGCGTTTAAGCCATGTATCTATGGTTCTTTGCAGATAATAAGGGGTATTATACCTAGGTAAACTAATCTGAAAGGGGATACTAACGATGGCAAAGGAAACTGAACCAACCTCCTTCTCAAGCCGCGAAGAGCGTGAAGAAATAGGCCGCCGGACCAATGCCGGCTTCGCCCGTGTGGAAAAGACAGAAGTTGAAGCAAACGCCGGCGGCATCCCGACAGGACCTGTGGCTCAAGATCTCTCAGAAGAAGAAATCCGCCGGAGAGTAGGTTCCGGAAACTTTGAAGCGGCGAAAAACGATCTTCAAACCGGATCAATCAATAGTTAGTGCGCCCCTATCCGCCTATATAGGACATGCTTATCTTTTTCCGGTCCGCTGCCGTGTGCTCCTGGCGCTCATCGGAATACCGGTCCGCACGTTTCTCCCAGACGTCTTTGATCACATTCAACAGGCTGCTGTCGTCAGCCCCGCTGCGGAGCAGTGCCCGCAAATCCGTACCGCCGGAAGCAAAAAGACAGGTGTAGAATTTACCGTCAGAAGATAACCGGGCCCGCGTACAGGATGAGCAAAAGGATTCTGATACCGAAGTAATAAACCCGATCTCTGCATCACTGTCTTTGTACCGGTAGCGCTGTGCGACTTCCCCATAAAAATCCTGCTCCAAAGCCTCCAGCTCATAAACTTCCCGGAGACTTTGGAGAATTTCTTTTTTGGTAACCACTTTTGCCAAGCTCCACCCATTGTCATTTCCCGCATCCATAAACTCAATGAAACGGAGTGTGATTTTGCGTTCCTTGAAATAGGCAGCCATCGGCAGGATCTCCGATTCATTTACGCCTTTTTGCACGACCATATTGACTTTGATCTCATAACCGATCTCCAGGGCTTGATCGATATGTTTCAGGATAAGAGACGGCTTGAGCCCTCTTCCATTCATTGTCCCAAAATCTCCGGATGCAGCGCATCCAGACTGATATTAAGCCGCCGCAGTCCTGCTGCGTACAATCCTTTAGCCTGCTGCCCCAGCAAAACGCCGTTGGTCGTCAAGCCGATGTCCTCAACCCCGTTAAGCGACCGGATTCCTGCCACAAGCTCCGGAAGATCTTTCCTCAGCAGCGGCTCTCCTCCGGTCAGCCTGATTTTGACTACCCCTAAGGATACAAACAGCCTGGTCAGCCGCAGAATTTCAGCAAAGGACAACAGCTCCCGGGCAGGTAAAAAGGCGTAATCCTCACCGAATATTTCCTTCGGCATGCAGTAGGA encodes the following:
- a CDS encoding DUF6713 family protein, with the translated sequence MVFSINFALLCLHEMDAIRAKEWKMFVILKDMEDKRAFKVFTILHLPLYTILIFSFVSHQLLSFVFIDLFMIFHSLAHFFFEKHPNNNFKNLYSRMIIYPMGILGIVHLLGLMYS
- a CDS encoding phosphotransferase family protein — protein: MKEQERRYSALIADQFPELHIRTVESLGEGYRNFAVLVNGEWVFRFPKSHQGADELNKEIHLLPLLSERVKAGIPKFVYRGTQEDGRPFAGYRKVEGEVLGEDGIVSLSGYARERLAVHLGDFMSDLNAFPVKSAIQAGVPALQLANEIQSLKDAAVRQVFPHLEPSLRDYLHRRFQAYLEDTAYTRYIPALIHADLSPDHFLTDSHRSVLTGIIDFGDAAISDPDYDYLYLLEDCGEEFTRQVMAHRGGADLDARLRKISLFVTFDQVRYLLEGLESGDPDWIQEGLELVEQDMQINR